The following coding sequences lie in one Arachis hypogaea cultivar Tifrunner chromosome 9, arahy.Tifrunner.gnm2.J5K5, whole genome shotgun sequence genomic window:
- the LOC112712514 gene encoding probable arabinosyltransferase ARAD1: MPLVLKNNHGSSISSASKLFLVFTLLSLLSILLFLTSSSPSTTLTATSQRTLSLPSTTSFINVMVADLPRSLNYGLLNNYWSLSSDSRLGSDADREIRSKQLRAKTLDFPPYPENPLIKQYSAEYWIMGDLMTPYENRSGSFARRVFDARDADVIFVPFFATISAEMQLGIAKGLFRKMDVANEDYRRQREVLDFLKNTEAWKRSGGRDHVFVLTDPVAMWHVKDEIAPAILLVVDFGGWYRLDSKSSNCSSSEMIQHTQVSVIKDVIVPYTHLLPRLQLSENQERHSLLYFKGAKHRHRGGLVREKLWDLLVNEPGVIIEEGFPNATGREQSIRGMRSSEFCLHPAGDTPTSCRLFDAIQSLCIPVIVSDNIELPFEGTVDYTEFSVFVAVADALKPSWLVNHLKSFSKQQKDRFRQNMAQVQPIFVYDNGHPGGIGPIPLDGAVNHIWKKVHEKLPIIKEAIIREKRKPLGVLVPRRCQCT; the protein is encoded by the exons ATGCCTCTGGTTCTGAAGAACAACCATGGCAGCTCCATATCCTCTGCTTCAAAACTCTTCCTTGTCTTCACACTCCTCTCCCTTCTCTCCATCCTTCTCTTCCTCACCTCCTCCTCCCCCTCCACCACTCTCACCGCCACTTCACAGCGCACTCTCTCTCTTCCATCCACCACTTCATTCATCAATGTCATGGTCGCTGACCTCCCCAGATCCCTCAACTACGGCCTCCTCAACAATTATTGGTCCCTCAGCTCCGATTCCCGACTCGGCAGCGACGCGGATCGCGAAATCCGATCGAAACAGCTTCGCGCCAAAACCCTAGACTTCCCACCGTACCCTGAGAACCCACTGATCAAGCAGTACAGTGCCGAGTACTGGATCATGGGGGATCTCATGACGCCCTATGAGAATCGATCCGGGTCCTTCGCAAGACGCGTTTTTGACGCACGTGATGCCGACGTCATCTTCGTCCCCTTCTTCGCCACCATCAGCGCTGAGATGCAGCTTGGGATTGCTAAAGGGTTGTTTAGGAAGATGGACGTTGCCAATGAGGATTATCGGAGGCAGAGGGAAGTCTTGGATTTTCTTAAAAACACCGAAGCTTGGAAGCGTTCTGGTGGAAGAGATCACGTGTTTGTGCTCACCG ACCCAGTTGCAATGTGGCATGTTAAGGATGAAATCGCCCCAGCTATTCTCCTTGTGGTGGACTTTGGTGGTTGGTACAGACTTGACTCGAAGTCATCTAATTGTAGCTCGTCTGAAATGATTCAACACACCCAAGTTTCTGTAATTAAAGATGTTATTGTGCCGTACACACATCTACTTCCGAGGTTGCAGCTGTCAGAAAACCAGGAGCGCCATAGCCTTTTGTATTTCAAAGGAGCAAAACATAGGCACCGG GGTGGCTTAGTTAGAGAGAAGTTATGGGATCTATTGGTTAATGAGCCTGGTGTTATAATAGAGGAAGGCTTCCCGAATGCCACTGGACGAGAGCAATCAATTAGGGGGATGAGATCATCCGAATTTTGCTTGCATCCAGCTGGGGATACACCCACTTCTTGCCGACTATTTGATGCCATTCAAAGTCTTTGTATACCTGTTATTGTCAGCGACAACATCGAACTCCCATTTGAAGGCACGGTGGATTATACAGAATTTTCAGTTTTCGTGGCGGTTGCCGATGCGCTGAAACCAAGCTGGTTAGTCAATCATCTCAAAAGCTTTTCAAAACAACAGAAAGACAGGTTTCGCCAAAACATGGCTCAGGTACAACCCATTTTTGTCTATGATAATGGTCATCCAGGTGGCATTGGACCAATACCTTTGGATGGTGCAGTGAATCATATCTGGAAGAAAGTTCATGAAAAGCTTCCCATAATTAAGGAAGCTATAATTCGCGAAAAAAGAAAAcctcttggtgttcttgttccaCGTAGGTGTCAATGTACTTGA
- the LOC112712516 gene encoding protein DMP2-like yields MTHILHVPNIFQSLVLVEMNTSTSQDMIVHYENSEDNYYYDLDDDYETDESHYFYVINAILSGTARLNVLLPTATILAFSIFAPILTDDGECGTLNRWLTAIFLAILAVSCIFFTCTDSFRTATGRLYYGVATFRGIWTFNGGRKKPCVPSDYRLRWGDLFHASLSLVSFLAFAGLHFDVVKCYYPGLPRKVTNTVPLVVGFVVSVLFVVFPSKRRGIGYPFLLQRDSLYSRR; encoded by the coding sequence ATGACTCACATTCTTCATGTCCCAAACATCTTCCAGAGCCTGGTTTTAGTGGAGATGAACACCTCAACCAGCCAAGACATGATTGTTCACTATGAAAACAGTGaggataattattattatgatcttgatgatgattatgaaacTGATGAATCTCACTATTTCTATGTTATCAATGCAATACTAAGTGGAACTGCTAGGTTGAATGTTCTCTTGCCCACAGCCACCATCCTTGCCTTCAGCATTTTCGCACCTATCCTGACAGACGACGGTGAATGTGGCACACTGAACCGCTGGTTGACAGCAATCTTCCTGGCTATCTTGGCAGTGTCTTGCATCTTCTTCACATGCACTGACAGCTTTAGAACAGCCACCGGGCGGTTGTACTATGGGGTGGCAACATTTAGAGGGATCTGGACTTTCAATGGAGGCAGAAAGAAGCCGTGTGTGCCGTCGGATTACAGACTAAGATGGGGTGATCTTTTCCATGCATCACTATCCCTAGTCTCTTTTCTTGCCTTTGCAGGATTACACTTTGATGTTGTTAAGTGTTACTATCCGGGACTGCCTAGAAAGGTGACCAACACTGTTCCTCTTGTGGTTGGTTTTGTAGTGAGTGTCTTATTTGTTGTGTTTCCTTCAAAGAGAAGAGGAATTGGTTATCCTTTCTTGCTGCAAAGGGATTCCTTGTACTCTAGACGTTGA
- the LOC112712517 gene encoding uncharacterized protein has protein sequence MSLACLVCHSVENPSPSHSFRSSVSNSENEGRCYAIANCLTRKLSLPPPTMHSFHPPSSSKVTPQPISGDNEVPGTPRLVRSRAVRRDIVQDWNFDEVVMA, from the coding sequence ATGAGTCTGGCATGTCTTGTGTGCCATAGTGTGGAAAACCCATCACCATCACACTCTTTTCGAAGTTCTGTTTCAAATTCAGAAAATGAAGGAAGATGCTATGCTATTGCCAACTGTTTAACAAGGAAATTATCTCTTCCACCCCCAACAATGCACTCTTTTCATCCACCATCATCATCCAAAGTTACCCCACAACCTATTTCCGGTGACAACGAGGTACCTGGTACTCCAAGGCTGGTACGAAGCCGTGCTGTCAGAAGGGACATTGTACAAGACTGGAATTTTGATGAAGTTGTGATGGCTTAG